From Methanobacterium veterum, the proteins below share one genomic window:
- a CDS encoding Ig-like domain-containing protein encodes MTGNDSWNGESSIWDDLTMSGPKKSIKNATGTVTSGGTINIANGHYSGENNTDVVIDKNMTIVGERRGNTIINGTGSAQIFTIQKGINVIIKNLTFVNGTATQNLTLADKNITAGGAICNFGNLTIVNSTFRGNTATSEYISKNHSVAGGAVYNVGDLTVTGSDFINNAAKGNLIGNNGTVGGSIFNIGNLTVDTSNFTGNSATAGGAIYNLGVLTVLNSIFTGNTAAGNNVTSGGAIYNEYNSTLNLNGGILNIYGSTFTGNHASGNGTSGGGAIGNEKNLTIKNSTFTGNKVISTGNTAMGGAIFNIGNLTVTNCKFGLNALTGNTANGKNNASAAGAILNSGNLTINGSEFNYNTAYFGGAVYNGGNLTVTGSNFTGNTAMGGAIFNTGNSTITSSNFTANAANSAKGHSIGGAISNSGVLTVNNSKFNSNTATNGGAICNDGNATVINSTFTGNKVTSSDITVENYGGAIYNEGKLSVSGSTFTGNRAVSTNAMNLAYGGGAIFNFKEATVKTSKFTGNLADFGGAISNIGKLSVSGSTFTGNRAVSTISSYTFDGGAISNNGNLSVTYSAFTGNVGDLGGAISNWGNLTVLGSTLTSNNATSDGGAVYNEGKLTVHFCRIIGNHLKVPQYVSSTGYVLDDVDNYKGSADVKYNWWGSNAGPSSGRVYNATTGPWLVLTLSASPTTIKARGTSTITADFLHDSNGGYHSYSSGHAPDGMAVSFTTKFGTIGSKASTVNGVAKSTLKAGSTGGIVNVAAKTDSQTVQIPLKVTSTYPKNGALGCSRTANIYIKFSQNIKASTYWSKIYVKNLKTGKIVSISKWISGNTLYIKTSSRRYAYYWYQVYIPAAAVKDYTNHNLSTGYTFKFKTGKY; translated from the coding sequence TTGACTGGTAATGATAGCTGGAACGGTGAATCATCAATATGGGATGATTTAACTATGTCTGGCCCTAAAAAGTCAATTAAAAACGCTACAGGAACCGTAACTAGTGGTGGGACAATAAATATTGCAAATGGGCATTACTCCGGAGAGAATAATACTGATGTCGTTATTGACAAAAATATGACTATTGTTGGGGAAAGAAGAGGGAACACAATTATAAACGGTACAGGTTCCGCACAGATATTCACCATTCAAAAGGGTATAAATGTAATTATCAAAAATTTAACCTTTGTAAATGGAACTGCGACCCAGAATTTAACACTTGCAGACAAGAATATAACTGCAGGTGGTGCCATTTGTAATTTTGGGAATTTAACTATCGTTAACAGTACTTTTAGAGGTAACACAGCAACAAGTGAATATATATCCAAGAATCACTCTGTTGCCGGCGGAGCTGTATACAATGTCGGAGATTTGACTGTTACTGGCAGTGATTTTATAAATAACGCTGCAAAAGGTAATTTAATCGGTAACAATGGGACTGTGGGGGGTTCTATTTTTAATATTGGAAATTTGACCGTGGATACCAGTAACTTCACAGGCAACAGTGCAACTGCGGGCGGTGCAATTTATAATTTAGGAGTCTTAACAGTCCTTAACAGTATTTTCACAGGTAACACTGCAGCAGGGAACAACGTAACATCAGGCGGTGCTATATACAATGAATACAACAGTACTTTGAACCTTAATGGGGGTATTTTGAATATATATGGCAGTACGTTTACAGGTAACCATGCATCAGGCAACGGCACATCTGGTGGTGGTGCAATAGGTAATGAAAAAAACTTGACCATTAAAAATAGTACTTTTACAGGTAACAAAGTTATTAGCACAGGTAACACTGCAATGGGCGGCGCTATATTCAATATAGGTAATTTAACTGTAACAAACTGTAAGTTTGGATTAAATGCTTTAACAGGAAACACGGCAAATGGTAAAAATAACGCTTCAGCTGCAGGTGCTATTTTAAATAGTGGAAATTTAACCATTAATGGAAGTGAATTTAATTATAATACTGCATATTTCGGCGGTGCTGTCTACAATGGGGGTAATTTAACTGTCACAGGCAGTAATTTTACAGGTAACACTGCAATGGGCGGCGCTATATTCAATACCGGCAATTCAACCATAACCAGCAGTAATTTTACAGCTAATGCTGCAAATAGTGCAAAAGGACATTCAATTGGAGGGGCTATTTCAAATTCAGGTGTTTTAACTGTAAATAACAGCAAATTCAACAGCAACACCGCAACTAACGGTGGTGCTATTTGCAATGATGGTAATGCAACTGTAATTAACAGTACTTTCACTGGTAACAAAGTAACCAGCTCAGATATCACTGTGGAAAATTATGGCGGCGCCATCTATAATGAAGGTAAATTGAGTGTCAGCGGCAGCACTTTCACAGGAAACCGTGCAGTCAGTACAAATGCCATGAATCTGGCATACGGCGGCGGTGCAATTTTCAATTTCAAAGAAGCAACAGTTAAAACCAGTAAATTCACCGGTAATCTTGCAGATTTTGGTGGTGCCATTTCTAACATAGGTAAATTGAGTGTCAGCGGCAGCACTTTTACAGGAAACCGTGCAGTCAGTACAATTTCAAGTTACACTTTTGACGGCGGTGCAATCTCCAATAATGGTAATTTATCTGTTACTTACAGTGCTTTTACAGGTAATGTGGGAGATTTAGGCGGTGCTATTTCTAATTGGGGTAATTTAACAGTGTTAGGCAGTACATTAACAAGCAATAATGCAACTTCTGACGGTGGCGCTGTTTACAACGAGGGTAAACTGACTGTACATTTCTGCAGAATTATTGGAAACCACCTCAAAGTTCCACAATATGTATCCAGCACAGGATACGTTCTTGATGACGTAGATAATTACAAAGGTTCAGCAGATGTTAAATACAACTGGTGGGGCTCAAATGCAGGCCCATCATCAGGAAGAGTTTATAATGCAACCACTGGGCCCTGGTTAGTTCTAACTTTAAGTGCAAGTCCTACTACTATTAAAGCAAGGGGGACCTCAACTATAACTGCAGATTTCTTACATGATTCAAATGGGGGTTACCATAGTTATTCAAGTGGTCATGCCCCTGATGGGATGGCAGTAAGCTTTACCACTAAATTTGGGACTATAGGCAGTAAAGCATCTACAGTTAATGGAGTTGCAAAGTCTACTTTAAAAGCAGGATCAACAGGAGGTATTGTCAACGTTGCAGCTAAAACGGACAGTCAAACAGTGCAAATTCCGCTAAAAGTAACTTCAACCTATCCAAAAAACGGCGCTTTAGGCTGCTCAAGAACTGCAAATATTTACATTAAATTCAGCCAGAACATTAAAGCGAGCACATACTGGTCTAAGATATATGTTAAAAACCTCAAAACAGGAAAAATAGTTTCAATCAGCAAATGGATTTCAGGAAATACACTCTATATCAAGACGAGTTCAAGGAGATATGCCTATTACTGGTATCAGGTTTATATCCCCGCAGCAGCAGTAAAAGACTACACAAATCATAATTTATCTACAGGGTACACATTTAAGTTTAAAACAGGGAAATACTAA
- a CDS encoding flavodoxin family protein yields MIVGICGSPRKQATDYVLNEALSMLEDKGFETNFFSIRGKDISPCRHCNYCLKKKECIIKDDMYEVYDLIREAEGLVFASPCYNGGISAQLKAVMDRTRAMGAENINFLRGKVGMAISVGGDRHGGQELVIQQIFTFYILNGAVPVSGGAFGANLGATFWSQDTLEGVKNDTEGFRVLKKTVRNFSNFLENVELDL; encoded by the coding sequence ATGATAGTAGGTATATGCGGAAGTCCAAGAAAACAAGCTACAGACTATGTTTTAAATGAAGCTTTAAGCATGCTTGAAGATAAAGGATTCGAGACAAATTTTTTCAGCATTAGGGGCAAAGATATTAGTCCTTGCAGACACTGCAACTACTGTTTAAAGAAAAAGGAATGTATAATTAAAGATGATATGTATGAAGTCTATGATTTAATCCGTGAAGCCGAGGGACTTGTATTTGCTTCTCCATGTTATAACGGAGGGATCAGCGCGCAGTTAAAAGCTGTTATGGATAGAACCAGGGCCATGGGTGCAGAAAATATCAACTTTTTAAGAGGAAAGGTCGGTATGGCCATTTCAGTCGGAGGAGATAGACACGGCGGCCAGGAACTTGTAATCCAGCAAATATTTACTTTTTATATACTTAACGGGGCAGTTCCAGTAAGCGGCGGCGCATTTGGGGCCAATTTAGGGGCCACCTTCTGGTCACAAGACACCCTTGAAGGTGTTAAAAATGACACTGAAGGATTTAGAGTCCTTAAAAAAACAGTCCGGAATTTTTCAAACTTCTTAGAGAATGTAGAGCTAGATCTCTAA
- a CDS encoding carbonic anhydrase yields the protein MTFATCLNCIDGRVQLPAINWITEKYNVKYVDMITEAGIDGFLANKNSNIDSILKKIEISISGHGSENIFVVGHYDCAGNPVDDITHKKQINTAVNRIKNLFPDLNVIGLWINENFTVEENNSNKN from the coding sequence ATGACATTTGCCACCTGCCTGAACTGTATAGACGGACGGGTACAACTACCTGCCATTAACTGGATTACAGAAAAATACAATGTAAAATATGTGGACATGATAACAGAAGCGGGAATAGATGGATTTTTAGCAAATAAAAATTCAAACATCGACAGCATCCTTAAAAAAATTGAAATTTCAATTTCAGGACATGGATCTGAAAATATTTTTGTAGTAGGCCATTATGACTGTGCTGGAAATCCAGTTGATGATATAACTCATAAAAAGCAGATTAATACTGCAGTAAATCGAATTAAAAATCTATTTCCTGATTTAAACGTGATAGGCCTGTGGATTAACGAAAATTTTACAGTTGAAGAAAATAATTCAAACAAAAATTGA
- a CDS encoding bifunctional 5,6,7,8-tetrahydromethanopterin hydro-lyase/3-hexulose-6-phosphate synthase — protein sequence MYHIGEALIGSGNEVAHVDLVIGDKNGPAGTAFVNNLTQLSIGHTPLLSVIRPNLLTKPATLIIPKVTVKDLCDAEKIFGPAQTAVSRAVADAVQEGLIPEDKAEDLVILASVFIHPEASDYRKIYQYNYGATKLAIRRAMEGYPSVGKVLAEKDRGAHPIMGFKVVKLWNPPYLQVALDLDNFDDVERIINSLPNRERILLEAGTPLIKKFGVGVISKIRELRKDAFIIADLKTLDVGRVEVKIAADETADAVAISGLGTVESIEKAIHEAMKQGIYSILDMMNVENFVEKLQSLRFKPDIVLLHRNVDLETAAKERGEAEAEVTEWGNINQIKEILGKNGLVAVAGGITPDKVDKALTSGASIIIVGRYIIGSRDVRRAAEDFLAHMPQDPDTMRLALDEDEAI from the coding sequence ATGTATCATATAGGAGAAGCTTTAATAGGAAGCGGAAATGAAGTAGCTCACGTTGATCTAGTAATTGGGGACAAAAACGGCCCTGCTGGTACAGCATTTGTAAATAATTTAACACAACTATCAATAGGACACACACCCTTACTTTCAGTTATAAGGCCTAACTTACTTACAAAGCCTGCCACATTAATTATACCTAAAGTAACTGTGAAAGATTTGTGCGATGCAGAGAAAATATTCGGCCCTGCTCAGACTGCAGTAAGTAGAGCAGTAGCAGACGCAGTTCAAGAAGGATTAATCCCTGAAGACAAAGCAGAAGATTTAGTAATACTAGCTTCAGTTTTCATACACCCTGAAGCAAGCGATTATCGTAAAATTTATCAGTACAACTACGGGGCAACAAAATTGGCAATAAGAAGAGCAATGGAAGGATACCCTTCAGTTGGAAAAGTTTTAGCTGAAAAAGACCGTGGTGCACACCCTATAATGGGCTTTAAAGTAGTAAAACTATGGAACCCACCATACTTACAGGTTGCGCTCGACTTAGACAACTTTGATGATGTTGAAAGGATAATAAACAGCCTTCCAAACCGTGAAAGAATACTGCTTGAAGCTGGAACACCACTTATTAAAAAATTCGGTGTTGGAGTTATAAGCAAAATCAGAGAACTGCGAAAAGACGCATTTATAATTGCAGACCTTAAAACCCTCGATGTCGGAAGAGTAGAAGTTAAAATAGCTGCAGATGAAACTGCTGACGCTGTTGCAATTTCTGGACTTGGAACCGTCGAATCCATCGAAAAAGCAATCCATGAAGCAATGAAACAGGGAATATATTCCATACTGGACATGATGAACGTGGAAAACTTCGTTGAAAAACTCCAGTCATTAAGATTTAAACCTGACATTGTCCTGTTACACAGAAATGTTGACCTCGAAACCGCTGCAAAAGAACGTGGTGAAGCCGAAGCAGAAGTAACAGAATGGGGTAACATCAACCAGATCAAAGAGATCCTTGGTAAAAACGGACTTGTCGCTGTTGCAGGTGGAATAACACCTGACAAAGTAGATAAGGCACTTACAAGCGGTGCAAGCATCATCATCGTCGGAAGATATATCATAGGTTCCAGAGATGTAAGACGAGCAGCTGAAGACTTCTTAGCTCACATGCCTCAAGACCCTGACACCATGAGACTTGCTCTTGATGAAGACGAAGCAATTTAA